The DNA window CCAAGATTAGGATGGTGGACTGAGCATTTAAACCTGTCCTCTCTTCTTATTCCAAATCTctagaaatgatagaaaatatatttttatgaaaaattccTAAATAGCGCTGGAAAATAGATGAGTCATCACACATCCCAAATCATTCAGTGCTTTCTGAAAGCCTACAAGCTGTGAGATCATACTACTGGAAGAAAACCCCACTGGGGAGAATAGCTATTAAAGGCAGAAATAGCCTAGGGGCTATATGAACCTAAAAAGCAAGGATGAATGACACTAGAGTAGCTCTAGGACAACTGTTAAAGGGATTGGTTAGAAAACTGTACTTGAAACAGCTTATGATTATATAACTCCTTTAATCCATGATTAGTAATTACAGAAGATATTTGTCTTCAGTTTGAAGTGATAAAGGTTTAGGTTGGAGAAGCAAGATAGTgccccaaatttgataaaaaacaATTATCTAGGGCCCTAAGAAGCTCTGaattccaagtaggataaacacaaagagacTCACtcagacacatcataattaaactgcTGAAAGCTACacagagaatcttgaaagcagtaagagaaaaataacttatcAAGTATGAGGGAACAACAGTACAattaatggggacttccctggtggcgcagtggttaagaatccacctgccaaagcaggggacatgggtttgatccctggtctgggaagatcccacatgccgcagagcaactaagcccgtgcgccacaactactgagcctgcactctagagcccacgagtcacaactactgaagcccgcgtttctagagctggtgctccgcaacaagagaagccaccacaatgagaagcccgtgcaccgcaatgaagagtagcccccactcgctgcaactagagaaagcccgcgcacagcaacgaagacccagtgcagccataaattaattaattaattaaaaaaaaaaaaaaaaccaatacaaTTAATGGCTGACTTTTAATCAGAAATAATAGAGGCCAGAAGGCACTGGACTGACATAGTTGAagtgctgagaggaaaaaaaaaactatcaaccaATAATTCTacatccagcaaaactatccttcaaaaaagaaggtgaaataaagacattcccaggTACACAAAAACTAGGAGAATTTGTTGTAGCAGACTCACCctataagaaatactaaaggggGTTCTTCAGGTTGAAAGGAAATTTTACAGAGTAATTTGAAtccaaaggaaggaataaagagcacTGGAAAGGTAATTATGTGGGTAACTATgaaagatatgtgtgtgtgtctcttttcttaattttcttttacactcataagatttaaaaaataatactatattattGGATTGGGTCTGTAGATGTAATTAACATATGACAAAAATAGCACAGGAggtgagagaaaaatagaattagaGCAAAGTTGCCACATTTTGCCAGTCTTAAGTCAGTATTAACCTGAGGTAGATCAAGATAAGTTAAAGGTCTACATTATAATCCCTGGAGAAACCATTAAGAAGATAACTGGAAAAAACATAGCTAAGAAACCAACAGAGGAATTAATCAAAATGACACagtaaaaaaacatttaacactACGAAGGCAGCAAAGGGGGAACACAGAAGACATGagatacatataaaacaaatagtaaaagtGCTGAAAAGCCAAACATTTTAATAACTACATTCAATATGAATGGTCTAAACACTCTcatcaaaaggcagaaacaatcagattggataaaaaagcaagatctAATAAGACACTTACAGATTAAaactaaaaggataaaaatatatattatgcaaATAGTAACTATGAGAGTGgtatttatattaatatcagactaTAGGCTTTCAGATAAGAAATATCAGGGATAAAGACAGACATTTCATAATGACAAAAGAGCCAAAGatgatacaacaattataaatatatacgaatatttttagataaaatgaTAGTTAAAGAAGACAGGTTGAAGAGAGCACACGCATAATAGTACAAGGTAAGACAaacattagaattaaaaaatatttaagaaagctTTCTTGAAATGAAAGGATATTTGAAGCTACATGATGAAAGGGGATGCCATGATTAGGAAAACTGATCCTAAAAATAAGGTTAGAACAtagtatttcaaaaataaatattcctctGGGCAGCCAGGCAAAATAATTATGtcatataaaagaaggaaaagttacAATAATATTCAGTAATAGAAGACAATAAAAGAATTTCGACAAGGCACTCGAACTCTTTAAACTTTTTAAGTATAAAGCTATAAACAGGGAGCTTTAAACATGCAAGAAGTCAAAGAGTATTTTCCCCATGAACCCTCTTGACTAAACTCAGAAAGTTAAATTTAGCCAACAGATAATTCAAGAAATTATGGCAGGAACACTGATGATGAGcactgaatatatttaatgtgtgGATTATACTGgcaaaatagaatataaatgttacatataacataaaaatggTATAATGGACAAAAATTaggaagggaaaatggaaaatggcAGGCTATTACCTCATTTATGTTACCAAAAAGCCAAAGTATATTACTTAAAACTGATAAATCCAAATTACagaaacatatacatatttgctactacaaaagtaaacattaagaaaataaacaacagacTAGATAAATCAGTATCTAATATAGTtaagagaaaagggcagaaaggacaaatactaaaactttaaaaaataaggagaatATAACCATAGAAACCAAAGAAATTAGAATCATTAGACATCACTTGGCtcaactctatgcaaataaattagaaaagctGAGTGAATACTATTAACCCTTTAGTGAACAAATAATTCTGATGCTAGCTAAACTGTTCCCAAGCATTGAAAAAACTGTAAAGGTTCCAAATTCTTTTTGAAGGGAATTTAAACTAATTCTAAAGCCCaaccaaaattattctaaaaaggaaaactatatacCATCTTATTTATGATATTGAAACAgaactcctttaaaaaattagtaaacagaatccaTAATAAAAGAATACTTCCTGACAGAGTAGTTTATTCTAGAAAGTCAGAATGATTTGATATTGGGAAATTTTATTACAATTCATCAAATTAATAGATCTAAGGAGAAATACCATATAATCACCTCCACAGATGCTGAAAAaacatgtgacaaaattcaacatcatgaTAAAACATAGTAAAATTGTAAATGAAGGTtactttctcaacctgataaatgATAGGTATCTCAGATTCAAGTATGAATCAGAAAGCACCAGAGGGAACTAAAACAAGGAACATGACAGGATGCCCTCCATTCCTACTATCAATTAACACTGTAGCAGAAGTATTAACTCTTGGACAAAAGAAAAGCATACTGGGTTCTTAGGAAGCTTCAAAACCGTAACAATATCTCTATCCTCCTTAATGTGATCAAGATAAACCACcaactggtttatttatttattttttgttaagccaaaaaaaaaaggatccaatGTCAGAACACTGAAAATAGAGCTATGAGAATGGATTGTCTTAACAGATATTAAACAACACTAAAAGTCTtctgtaatcaaaacagtgggATAGAGGTGTATGAACATCCAACcactggaaaagaatagaaaatccagaaacaaaCTCAAATACATGTGGGATTTCAGTATAAGATAAATATGGTAGTCTCAAATCAGTGAAGAGGTGAACTATTCAATGAAACATAACCTTCCTTGAATAATATAGGATAGGAAAGCTCTTTCCAACTACAGACAAAATCCAGAGTACATTAAATGTTTGATTAACTTAACAACGGCAACAATGAAAAACTTCTGcatgaaaaggtaaaaaaaaaaaaacatgcaaacacaagtgacaaaatgagaaaaaatatctgCAACTATCGTATCATATCATAAGGGTTAAACTCTAGTATATAAAGGAGTTcttaaaaatccatatttaaaaaatgcCAAGAACCTAACAGAAAACAATGGGCAACTCTATGTCccagaaaagcaaaatagaaacagcTTGATGAGGGCACAAGCCACATCTTTTTCCTTGATTCCCCaggcctggcatatagtagaggctcaataaatgtttactgaatgaattttATAACTGATGGCTTTTATATTCAgtcagaaacatgaaaattatttttatagaattaatGATTTGAAACATCCTAGACAAAGAGGTAATCTGACTTAATGTTCCTAAAATTAGTGACAGTGGAAACTAAGTTATTTCTAGATGTTTCAACAGAGGGCAGGGCTAGAGAGCATAAATTATGATGAGTAAATGATTTTAATGAACTCACACGAATGTCTTGTCTGTTGATGAAAGGAAATCCAGTATAGGAAATAAAGTTAGCACTGTAATCTTTAAAATCAAAGGACAACAATATGTATAATTAGGGATGTGATAAAGGCTTATTCATTGGAGGCTTATACATAAATTAAACAGGATATACAGTCAAAAGAAACTTGAATTTACCTTCTACCATATTACCATCCTTCTGAAAAATTCTCTCTTCACACCACTGACAATGGATTAGGTACTGAATCTTCTTGGCTGTTTCATCTGCAGAAGTAGGCCCCCTCAAAACTCTCACAACAACCAATACAAAATGTTCCAGAGCCACTGCAAACAGTACTTCTATGCCTTTGTTACATCGGGCTGCAGctctggaaaaattttttaaagttattttgggagcttatcattttcctttgtttggcATTATACTGACAATACTAACTTGGACACTAAACTATGGATGGGTTAtgggaaaataaggaaaattcaaTTCTTAGTAGCCgtgattttaaaagatcattacTATAACTTCTACACAAATTGAAACACAGGATATATAGGATGCTTGGCAGGATTTTAGTAACTACACATTTTCCCTTATGATATCTTCTCAATATTCTCTGGTTTTCAGTGTCACTTTGTTTCTTGTCATCACAAccatctttctttatttttatctacttttttcTATAAAAGCTTCCTCTAAAcaatatatgtttattgagtACTAACTACATGCAGGAACTGAACAGTCAGtgaaaaatgaataagcaaagtCCTTGCCATTATTACTTTTATATACTTTTGGATTAAATTCTACTTGATACACCATTTATGTACTTAGTTTTCCCTCTAAAGTTCTAAACTAACTTAAACTTTGTATGTATTGATTTGAATCAAGTTTATAagccatcatttttttaaactacataaataaaagatgaaatggacattaaaaaatgattgttTCTAAATCTAAAAACAGTCTTTGCTTTCCCTTTTCATGGTGCTGTCCCCTACATTGTTGAAATAAACTGATTTGAAATtaactttcaatattttctttcttactactttaattattttaataacattttaaattgaagAGTAAACTATTTTAGGCACAAGCTTTTAAATCACATtctaacataacataaaattaccaaACAAATCAAGATTACATATATGGAATACGGAATTTGTATTTCATGCATATTTTGAGGAATGAAATAAACACTTCttgtaatattatttctttttatcatataCCCAGACAAGGTACACTGTTGGCCATTTGGTACCTTGCCACTGCAGCTACAACAATTCTGGCTGCTAGCTCCTTGTAATATTCAGTTCGGACAATGTTACAGCCGTAGTGACGCCGGGCAACATGTTGTGCCTTGGCATATAAAGAACTGATATCTGTAGAAGTCACTGACACTATGCCAAGGTTTCTTATATTTCTGAATGCAGAATCAAGATAGTTCACAGATGTTCCAAAAGGGTCTAGGTGtctaaaatcagaaagaatataGACTTATTTAAAATCATACTAGTATCCAAAATAATACCACTGTCATTATTTCTAATGACAAAATTCCATGGATTCAAAAGGACttcataaatctattttaaatacataattatgtttttaaagtaagcaataaaatgatcatatgatatgttagacatgtaaaaataaatcaggCTTAGAGGAAATTTTCATGCCCAggcattttatttcaaatgctaGAAAATGTTCTTACTGCATTCCTTAGGCCAATGCCAAAAAActgtattaatttaaataaacaaacagtgaCAAACTATGTTAATTTTTAACGGCCCCCTCCCTACCCCGCCTCCCGCCAAATCCAAGTCAGTTTAGAAAGTGACACAATTTTTTTCACTTACATGAAATCAAAAGATCTCAAATGCATCAGTACATTGGCATCCATTTTGGTCACCTTAATATTACCAaagttttcctctccttcttcagGAATATCatcactctcttccttttccttactGTCCACCACCACTTTCAATTTGTTTAAATGGCAGTTCTCCTGAATCAACGTCACAGAGTTTTCATTCAAATCATTAATTGTAACCTTGACTGCATTTCCAAGGTGTTTTGCCCATTGTAATCCCATTATCCCTTGGGAGAAATTGGAggaaaaatgagtttttaaattgtaataaagaaaaaaagtagtataataataataaagaatataattttataaataacaaaaacagtTCTTTCAAAATCTTAATACTTTCATAAGTAATTCTTATTCTACTTTCTCACTAAAATGCCTCTGAAGAAAATTTACCACAAGAAAATGTGTCTAACAGATTTCCATTAATAGTTTGTAAAACACTTTTCTATAATCCATGTTCAAATAAAATATCCATGTATGTTCTTTATTTGGGCtttggtaggatttttttttctttctttttacaatggaatactttttGAAACAAAATCTTACAGAGAAACCCAATATACAATGTGAGTAAGAGTGCAGTTACTCTACTTGAAGGGAAGATGGGTAGTTGGAACTCCTCCTGCTGAAGTTTACCCTAATGCaccaaaacatgaaaacaacttTCCTGGATCAGTGCTTTTCAAATACTGCACAATAGCATCATTGTGAATGAAAAAGAACAACTTTGTATGTGTAAGCAAATGACCAAGAGGAATTGAGACCAAGAGGGCCCTTCTCACAGGCTTTCTATTCCTATTGGACTTGAGTCATAAGGGACATTCACTACACAGTGGGAGATGGTGACACAAGCCTAGCCAGTATGGAGTAGAAAAACCCCTATTTACGGGAAGTATTAACCATCTTCTCCCTACATGTGCTTCATAAATGTAAAAAgttagcatttactatgtgccgtggtctttacatatattttcctatTCTTATAACAAGCTTGTGAAGTAAGTtctaatattcatattttatatttatttatttatttggttgcattgggtcttagttgtggcaggcgggctccttagttgcggctcaccagcttcttagttgtggcacttaggctccttagttgcagcacatgggctccttagttgcagcaggcgggctcctagttgcggctcactggctccttagttgtggcatgcgaactcttagttgcatcatgcatgtgggatctagttcctggacaagggatcaaacctgggccccctgcattgggagcgcggagtcttaaccactgcgccaccagggaagtccctatccacgTTTTAGCGATGGGGAAACACACAAAATGACTGCTATGAGCTTGATTTAAGTTTACCAAggcacattaaaaagaaaaggctgagAAGATCTTACTTAAATGATAGTTTTAGTgatttcaggttaaaaaaaagagtagttcattgcatcattatttacaatagccaagacatggacacaatctaagtgtccacagatggatgaatgaataaagaatatgtggtatatatatatatatatacccagtggaataccattcagccataaaacagaaggCAATCCTGCCATTtcagacaacatggatggaccctgaaggcagtatgctaagtgaaataaatcagaaagacaaatactgtatgatctaacttatatgtggaatctaaaaaaaccaaactcacagaaatGGAGATTGGATTTGTGGCTGCCAGAGGTGGAGACTGGAAGGGTGGGAGAACTGGGTGGAtatggtcaaagggtacagacttgcagttataagataaatatgttctggggatataatgtatagCAGGGTGATTACAGTTAATGATACTGTACTGTTTATTGGAAAGTGACTAAGAAAGCAGAACATAAAAGTTCTCATAAAAACGGAAAACAAAAtatgtaactatgtgaggtgatggatgttaattttttttggtgatcattttacaatatatacatagagctaatcattatgttgtatatctaaaacttatacaatgttatatgttgattatatctcaataaaactggaggaaaaaaaaatgactccacTATCAAGAAACATATATAGTACCCAGTCTAGGatagacatttaataaattttattgcatgtaaaaagagagagagagaaaaaaagagagagagagaagttgtgTCAGGGAAAATGCTGGGAAATAAATCTGGAAAAGTAGGTTGGGTCAGATTATAGAGGATATTAAATTTCAATCTGAGAAGCTGAACTCTATTTAGGCAATAAAGATGCATGATTTTTTTGACTGAGAAGTAACATTATCAATTCAGTGTTTCAGAGGAAGGGCTGTTTGCAATAGCATACAAGACAGACTGGGTGGGAGAGATATCATTGCCAAAAATCATTACATTGGTGGATATGGAATGGAAAAGGAGTATGAgtcataatacaaaagaaaaattagaacagaTCTGGTGGTTGAGTGTATGTGGGGACAGTGGCAGAAAAGGAGTAAAAATTGATTCAAATTTAAAATCCgactggtgggacttccctggtggtccagtggtaaagaatccgccttccaatgcaggggacgtgggttcgatccctggtgggggaactaatatcccacatgccgcggggcaactaagcccgcgcgacacaactactgagctcacccgcctcaactagagagcctgcgtgccgcaaactacagagcctatgtgctctggagcccacgccacaactagagaagagaaaacccgcatgtcacaactatagcgaagcctgcgtgccactacgaagagcccgtgcaccacaacgagtgccacaacaaaagatcccacatgccgcaatgaatatgctgcatgccgcaacaaagacccaacccagccaaataaacaaacaaatattaaaaaaaaaaaatccaactggCTCAGAGGATGTGATCAGCTTAAAATCACTACTTCATCACTTTTACCATATTTACAGAGACATtactaatgatgatgatgatggtagtagAAGTAGTAATAATACAATAATGATGATACtgaataattttataacatttgctatataccagacactgttccaatttctttacatgtattaatttacctaatttcacattattttgtGGTGGGTACCCTCCTTtagatagatgaggaaactgaagcataaatTTCCTGTGGTTAGACAGCTGCCATGTTataaagctgggatttgaatgcagCCAGTTTGATTCCACAGTCCATGTTTTTAACCACTAGTTCTCCCTGAGGAGAGGAACTTAAGTAGAGCTAAGTCATGCTTTCATCCTATTGGTACAAACTTCCCAAGAATACACTCCTATAACCTTTAAGAAGTAAGACGTGGATTAGGTACAAGTGGCTTCTTagaaattttctactttttccattatcTTTTCTCTACTGTTAAGTCCTTTTGGGAAAATGTCTCAATCTTTAAAATTTCACCTTACCCCACTGCCTAATGAGTAAGCAATATTTACTGCATCACAAAAAAGAGACAACCAAACACCAACTGATAACTGATCACAGTAAATGTGtattcttgcaaaaaaaaaaaaaagcctatctgAATCTGATCAAACCTGAAGATCCAACTACCAATTTACAGAAATATGAGAGATAGAGGAATCATGTGATGGTTCATCTTATATGAACCATGGTGATGCAATCAGCAAAAATCTAGACTGTGGGAAACTCTACAGGGCAAATGACCTGTTATATCAACAAATAattatcacacatacacacaaaatgatGGAAGGTAATATAGATTaaaaagagacttaagagacatACTAAACAATTGAAATATAGTCTTTGGATTctgatttgaattttaaaaaattatgaaataattaggCATATCTAAACatttgatgatattaaagaattattcttaattttttaggTGTGATATGGTATAtgggttttaattttaaaaagtccttgtCTTTTACATATCCcattgaaatatttacagatgaaatgatctgtgatttgtttcaaaataatgggGATATAGAATGGGGGAATGAGGTATGAGGGAAAGTGCATGGGAATACATATGCAAGACTGGGTATGAATTGGTAATTTCTGAAGTGAGTGATGGATATAAAGGGATTCATTTATTATATgctctacttttgtatatatttgaaaaatttccacaataaaaaaatttaccttggattttttttttatatcaaaatattttgctaCATATGACATCCATATAAATTTCCTAAGAAAAGATACTGTCCTGGAAGGTGggcaaaaggtacaaatttccaattataagataaataagtactagggatgaaatgtacaacatgatgactacgTACAGGTAACACTGGTATATAGGAAcgttaagagggtaaatcctaagagttctcgtcacaaggagaaatttttttcttctttcttttcttcttatggtattgtatctacatgagatgatggatgttagctgaacctattgtggtaatcatttcacagtacaTGTAAagcaaatcatcatgctgtacacctcaaACGTGTACACCTGTACAGTGATGTAtgccaattatttctcaataaaactgggaaaaaaatctctttaggtTCACATGATATAAACAAACCCTTAGTTTTCAAAGTGGctaaacaacaagaaaaaaaaagggaaagaaaagatacTGTACAGATCTGATAAAGTGGGGTTCCAAAAAGGCTTCACTACTTACCAGTAGCTCCAAAGGCATCTAGACATTCCAAAGGTTTTCGTTCCTTAGCCAAAGCAGCCAGTGTACAGAATATTAGCTGCCTAGAAGAAAGTATAACAATCAAACAATTTTACGCACCATGGTTTCATCattgtagattttattttaagaatagtgAGAAATGGGGCTCCTATTTACTATGCAAACTATTTTGGAAAGAGACCTAATATTCCTTACTTAACAGTACAAGAACTAAAAATCTGTGAAATTAAACTACAAATCGAATTGGGTTTTATTAACAAGTATTCACTATGaataatgattttataaataaaacttgcCCACAAACTTGCCCAACTTGTCCAACATGttcatttaattatataaagTTAGACCTATTTTACTCTCTGAGAAAGAAACTGGTTTGgtagaagaataaaagagagaaaacaatcaTTCTgagaaaatgctaaaataaatgattttcaatCTATACCTAGTTTTAAGTTTCGATATATTAGaacaaaaagattaagaaaaggTACATCTGTAATTATCTGAAACATCCCATAACCCTGTTTTCAATTTATCTTACcgatttagtttcattttgggaTTAAAATAGGAATCTGTTTTCTGAGGTACAGAATAGTTGGGACAAACTTGTACATCTGTGTCTGCCTCTTTCAAAATTTCATTAGGTGGTTTGGCAGCAGAagctaaaattacaaaaaaaaaaaaagatttccagtgaaatacaaaataattctaaatatcaaaaacaatatacattaaaaaaataaccttcCTTTATAATATTTCATGTTAATGAAATCAGTTGAGTAGATGccaaaaaaatccccccaaactGACCTACCTAGCACTGTCTCTGGAAAAGAGTAGTACTCAGTTAAGTATTTGGTGATTTAAAGTTTGTCAGCTTAAAATCTTAACTGTCTAGCACATCAATGTATCTGTATACCTAGTTAAGAATGATCAACCTAAGATAGCACAAAATCCTAAAATACCTTTATTACTCATCAAACACTACATTGTGTTTACATAGGTTGGtttgctaaatatattttattgtggtttaaacattagaaaattaacctctctgtgtggTTACATTCCATTAGCCGGCATGGATGACTAAGAGTCACTATATTTCCTGAATGTGCTTGACTTCAGAACACTTTCTcataattatgattttaaatCACAAATTATATTCAAACAGCTATAAgctaatgtaaaaaaattattctacatTTAATGTACATTAGAATCATTTAGCTATAAACCCAAATGAAACAGTGATGTGtttgtgtgaatatattttaaatatttaagaaaggagACATATGTAATATGTGTGGGGGAAATATAATTGAGATTCTCTATGTTTGGATTTCTTGATAACATTACTACCAGAATGTTAACTAAATGGGAACCATATTTCCCTTTGTACAATGCCAAATAAAAGTAATCTTTCCTAGTGTTGTGTTATATATCTTTCTATACTCAACAAAGTGTCAAGTCACATATCTCACAAGATCAGCCTTTCTCAAACCAGGTTCTGTGAGCAAATTAAGCCcttcaaataattatttcagtgactttttttttcaattcttgaaGGGAAGGTCCAGAGTACCATTCTAGATGTATACGAGAGAAGTTAATTCATTACATATAATGGATGCCTTAGGGCAGGAGGGCTTAATTCTTAATTCTTGAGAAGGAACTGTCTCAGTATTAACAAGCTACTAATAACTTGATATCACTCAGGATAATAAAGAGTCTTTATATATCACTCTACCTCctttttccagtgtttttcaaTAATAAGTATAACACAGTTATTGGTACAGGAGCCGTCATTCGTAATAAAATTCTATAGTCTTTCATTAAGATACCTATATTTACTTGAACATCAGTTACTTTTTTCTACCCATATTTAATATCTATCCCAGATATTAAATATATCTGTTAAATTGAGAACAGTTGAATATTGTTGGGAGtctcacagaaacaaaacaaaatcagacaGATTAGTTGTTAACTAAATGGTTAAGTCACTGTATTTTGTCTGCTTGATATCTGAAAAGAATAATTAGACCATTGTTTAAGAATTTACTTGTTAACATGTTAATGAGATTGCTCAACTTACCAGCAATATACGTGGATTTAGTCTCTCCTTTATTCACATGGCGCCTAACA is part of the Balaenoptera musculus isolate JJ_BM4_2016_0621 chromosome 1, mBalMus1.pri.v3, whole genome shotgun sequence genome and encodes:
- the TRMT1L gene encoding TRMT1-like protein isoform X4, which gives rise to MCICHLPCRPVKPNIIGEQISSKMGAHYHCIICSATITRRTDMLGHVRRHVNKGETKSTYIAASAAKPPNEILKEADTDVQVCPNYSVPQKTDSYFNPKMKLNRQLIFCTLAALAKERKPLECLDAFGATGIMGLQWAKHLGNAVKVTINDLNENSVTLIQENCHLNKLKVVVDSKEKEESDDIPEEGEENFGNIKVTKMDANVLMHLRSFDFIHLDPFGTSVNYLDSAFRNIRNLGIVSVTSTDISSLYAKAQHVARRHYGCNIVRTEYYKELAARIVVAAVARAAARCNKGIEVLFAVALEHFVLVVVRVLRGPTSADETAKKIQYLIHCQWCEERIFQKDGNMVEENPYRQLPCNCHGSMPGKTAIELGPLWSSSLFNTGFLKRMLFESLHHGLDDIQALIKTLIFESECTPQSQFSVHAPSNLNKQEEYGVFIKTTDDTTTDNYIAQGKRRSNETTTNLAKRQKTDVNTEHPPFYYNVHRHSIKGMNMPKLKKFLCCLSQAGFRVSRTHFDPMGVRTDAPLMQFKSILLKYSTPTYTGGQSEGHVQPASEDTVADRVEMSVNDKAEASGCRRW